CCGGCATGCATGGCAATTCGCCGCCGGGCCACGTCCACGCGCTGGCGATCGACAGCCTGCGTGCGCCCGGGGTCACCTTCTGGACCGCCTGGGACGATGGCGCCCTGTGCGGCTGTGGCGCGCTGAAGGAACTGGACGCGCGCAGCGGCGAGATCAAGTCGATGCGCACGCGCGCGGCCTTCCTGCGCCGCGGCGTCGGCCAGGCGCTGCTGGACCGGATCGTGGCCACGGCACGCGAACGCGATTACGCGCGCCTGCTGCTGGAAACCGGCGCGGGCCCGGCCTTCGATCCGGCGCATGCGCTGTACCTGCGCAACGGCTTTTCCTGGTGCGACGCATTCGGCGACTACGTGGCCACGGACTTCAACGTGTTCATGGCCCGCGGCCTGGATTGAACCTCGCGCAGGCGCGGCCGGCGTATCCTGCGACCAGGAACGCGAACAGGAGAGCGCCGATGCCCCTCGTTACCGTCACCGTCCGCAAGCCGAAGCCGGACACCTTCAAGTCCGGCGTGCTCGACGCCGTACACGCCGCCCTGGTCGCATCCGGGTCCCCGAGACCGACCGTTTCCAGCGGGTGATCGAGCTGGACGCGGCCGACTTCCGCTACGACCCCAGCTATCCCGACGTCGGCTCGCCACGCGGCGAGGACTTCGTCCTGGTCGAGATCCTGTGGTCGGTAGGCCGCAGCGTGAAGGTGAAGAGGCGGCTGCTGGCCGACCTGATGGAACGGCTGGCAGCGCAGGGCCTGGATCCGGAGCAGGTGATGGTGTGCTTCAAGGAAACCAGCTGGGAGAACTGGTCCTTCGCGGGCGGGCGGCTGATCCACACCTGACGGCCCGCGCTGCCCGCGCCAGCCTCCCCCCTGCCGCCCCCGCACCGGAGCCCGCATGCCGATCCGCAGTGCCACCCGGGTCGGATTCAAGCAGGACCGCTGGATCGACGTCGGCTACTGGCAGTTGCTGCTGCAGCCGGCCTGACCGCGGCGCCGGCCCACGGCACCAGCCAGCGCATCCAGCGCGCACGCCAGGCCAGGGTGAACGCCACCGCCAGCGCTCCTGCGGCCAGGGCCATCACCCACACCAGCACGGCCATGCTGGCGTGGTCGGCGGCCAGCGCCGCCAGCAGCGCAGCTGCCAGCGCCACGCCGCCAAGCACCCGCAACAGGCGGGCCTGGCCCGGCGCCAGCGCCCTGCCCCAGGCCTGGCGTGCGTGCGCTTCCATCGCCAGCGCCAGCCAGCCCAGGCCGACGACACAGCCCAGCAGGGTCGCCAGATGCAGGACGGCGTCAGGCACGTGCCGTCTCCCCGTGCGGCGCGTCGGTGCCACCGGCCACCATCGCCGCGGCCCGGGCATCGGCGCGGCGGCCCAGGTGCCGCGCGACCAGGGCGGAGGTGCCGGCTACCGCCAGCAACGAGAGATCGATGCCCGCGACCGGCCAGTAGCCGGCGCCTACGGTGCGCAGCAGGTGGTCGCCCGTGGTGATCCAGTTGAGCAGCGGCGCGCAGACCGCCAGCACCGCGACGGCCCAGGCCTGCTCGCGCCAGGCCGGATTGGGCAGGCAGCGTGCCACCGGCGCACTGCGCCAGGCCGCATGCAGCAGCGACGCCAGCCAGGTGCCCCAGAACGCCCAGCGCTCCCAGTCGCCGCGTCCCGGCAAGGATTCCGGCAGCAGGCGGTTGGCGACCAGGATCGCCAGCGTCGCCAGGACCATGCCGGTCACCGATGCGACCGCGAGCGCATCGACGATGCGCGCGCCCTGGCGCCCATGTACCGCATGCTGGCGCTTGCGCTTCTCCACGAAGAACAGGAAGCCGGTTGCGATGCACACCGCGCCGGTGAGCCCGCCCAGCACGTACAGCCAGCGCAGCAGCCAGTGGCGGAAGTGCTGCAGGTGCAGGCCGGTGAGGAACTCCGCCACGCGCCCGGCCGGCGTGGCCGGCGGATCCTCGCGCAGCAGCTGGCCGGTATCGGCCTTGAAATGGATGCCCTGCCCGACCAGGGCGATGCGGTCGGTGCCGGCGCGGTACACGCTGACGTAGCCATTGGCGTCGCCCACGTGCTGCAGCACCAGGAAGCCGACGTCACCGGCCATGCCGCGCGCCTCCCAGCGCCGCTGCGCCTCGGCGACCATCGCGTCCACGTTGGCCAGACCGGCCGGCACGCCGGAGCGGCCGTGCGGCAGGCCCAGCGCCGCGGCCTCGTGCTTCTCGTGCAGCTCGTGCAGGTCGTGCAGCTGGGTGTGGCCGACCGGGAAGTAGTAGGTCGAAGCGAAGATCAGCAGGCCGGTGAAGGCGAAGAAGAAGTGGAACGGCAACGCGACCACGCCGGTGAGGTTGTGCAGGTCCAGCACGCTGCGCAGGCGCGCCTTGCCGGGGCGGAAGGTGAACAGCTCGCGGAATATCCTGCGGTGCAGGACGATGCCGCTCACCAGGGCCGCCAGCATCGCCATCGCGGCCAGGCCGACGATCCAGAAGCCGAGGTTCTTCCAGTCCACCGTCAGGCTGTAGTGCATCGGGTAGAAGAACCCGCTGCCGATCTTCAGCTGGTCGTCCGGCAGCGGCCTGCCGTCACGCGGGTCGATGGTGCCCAGCGCGTACAGCTGCTCGTCCGGGTCCTTCGCGCCCGGCACCTCGTAGCCGGCGTAGACCGCCAGCACCGGGTCGCGATGGGTGGTGTAGGCGCTCCAGTAGGCGATGCGGTCGAAGCGCTCCGGCATCGGCCCGTCCACGCGCGGGCGCATGGCGTCGACCAGGGCCGGGTCCGGCTGCAGCCGCTCGAATGCCGGCCGCAGCACCTTTTCGAACGAGGGCATGGGCTGCGGCTCGAAGCGCGTGGCTGGCAGCGCCCAGCGGTCGATCTCGCGGTCGAACACCGACAGCGCGCCGAAGAAGAACGC
This genomic interval from Pseudoxanthomonas suwonensis 11-1 contains the following:
- a CDS encoding GNAT family N-acetyltransferase yields the protein MSLHIRQDDLSSPEVQALVAEHLAGMHGNSPPGHVHALAIDSLRAPGVTFWTAWDDGALCGCGALKELDARSGEIKSMRTRAAFLRRGVGQALLDRIVATARERDYARLLLETGAGPAFDPAHALYLRNGFSWCDAFGDYVATDFNVFMARGLD
- a CDS encoding tautomerase family protein is translated as MIELDAADFRYDPSYPDVGSPRGEDFVLVEILWSVGRSVKVKRRLLADLMERLAAQGLDPEQVMVCFKETSWENWSFAGGRLIHT
- a CDS encoding DUF3325 domain-containing protein, which encodes MPDAVLHLATLLGCVVGLGWLALAMEAHARQAWGRALAPGQARLLRVLGGVALAAALLAALAADHASMAVLVWVMALAAGALAVAFTLAWRARWMRWLVPWAGAAVRPAAAATASSRRRSSGPA
- a CDS encoding PepSY-associated TM helix domain-containing protein — its product is MFNNFRQAMAWLHTWFGLVLGFVLMAAFFFGALSVFDREIDRWALPATRFEPQPMPSFEKVLRPAFERLQPDPALVDAMRPRVDGPMPERFDRIAYWSAYTTHRDPVLAVYAGYEVPGAKDPDEQLYALGTIDPRDGRPLPDDQLKIGSGFFYPMHYSLTVDWKNLGFWIVGLAAMAMLAALVSGIVLHRRIFRELFTFRPGKARLRSVLDLHNLTGVVALPFHFFFAFTGLLIFASTYYFPVGHTQLHDLHELHEKHEAAALGLPHGRSGVPAGLANVDAMVAEAQRRWEARGMAGDVGFLVLQHVGDANGYVSVYRAGTDRIALVGQGIHFKADTGQLLREDPPATPAGRVAEFLTGLHLQHFRHWLLRWLYVLGGLTGAVCIATGFLFFVEKRKRQHAVHGRQGARIVDALAVASVTGMVLATLAILVANRLLPESLPGRGDWERWAFWGTWLASLLHAAWRSAPVARCLPNPAWREQAWAVAVLAVCAPLLNWITTGDHLLRTVGAGYWPVAGIDLSLLAVAGTSALVARHLGRRADARAAAMVAGGTDAPHGETARA